The Raphanus sativus cultivar WK10039 unplaced genomic scaffold, ASM80110v3 Scaffold0187, whole genome shotgun sequence genome contains a region encoding:
- the LOC108852843 gene encoding rRNA 2'-O-methyltransferase fibrillarin 2 produces the protein MRPPLTGGRGGGGGFSGGGGGRGGGGRGFGDRGRGRGMRGRGRAERPRGRGAPRGRGGMKGGSKVIVEPHRHAGVFIAKGKEEALVTKNLVPGEAVYNEKRISVQNEDGTKTEYRVWNPFRSKLAAAILGGVDNIYIKPGAKVLYLGAASGTTVSHVSDLVGSEGCVYAVEFSHRSGRDLVNMAKKRTNIIPIIEDARHPAKYRMIVGMVDVIFADVAQPDQARIVALNSSFFLKTGGHFVISIKANCIDSTVPAEAVFQSEVKKLQQEQFKPAEQVTLEPFERDHACVVGTYRAPKKAKAVTAA, from the exons ATGAGACCTCCTCTAACTGGTG gacgtggtggtggtggtgggttcagtggtggaggtggaggtagaggaggaggaggaagaggtttTGGAGACCGTGGACGCGGCAGAGGCATGAGAGGAAGAGGTAGAGCAGAGCGTCCTCGCGGAAGAGGAGCACCTAGAGGACGTGGAGGAATGAAGGGAGGCAGCAAAGTGATTGTGGAGCCACACAGACACGCTGGAGTGTTCATTGCAAAGGGTAAAGAAGAAGCTCTTGTCACTAAGAACTTGGTCCCTGGTGAAGCTGTTTACAACGAGAAGAGAATCTCTGTTCAG AATGAAGATGGAACTAAGACTGAATACAGAGTGTGGAATCCTTTCCGTTCTAAGTTGGCCGCTGCTATTCTAGGTGGTGTTGATAACATTTATATT AAACCTGGTGCTAAAGTTCTATACCTTGGTGCTGCTTCTGGAACTACAGTATCCCATGTATCTGATCTTGTTGGATCT GAGGGATGCGTTTACGCTGTTGAGTTTTCTCACAGAAGTGGTAGAGACTTGGTGAACATGGCTAAGAAGAGAACTAATATTATTCCTATCATTGAAGATGCTAGACACCCTGCTAAATACAGAATGATCGTTGGCATGGTTGATGTTATCTTCGCTGATGTTGCTCAGCCAGATCAG GCTAGGATCGTGGCTTTGAACTCAAGCTTCTTCCTCAAAACAGGAGGTCACTTTGTTATCTCAATCAAG gcTAACTGTATTGACTCAACAGTTCCAGCAGAAGCAGTGTTTCAGAGCGAAGTGAAGAAGCTGCAACAGGAGCAGTTCAAGCCAGCAGAGCAGGTGACGCTTGAGCCATTTGAGCGTGACCATGCCTGTGTCGTTGGTACCTACCGTGCGCCTAAGAAGGCCAAGGCTGTTACTGCTGCTTAG
- the LOC130494339 gene encoding uncharacterized protein LOC130494339 translates to MRNVNNNVDTVSAAASAIFSESRLQSSTVQKKKWGSCWSLYWCFGSQKNKKRIGHAVLVPEPVASGSAPVAQVQSSSSNSTSTFLPFIAPPSSPASFLHSGPSSASHTPHGLLCFPVNTYSLNEPSSAFEIGPYAHETQPVTPPVDSAYTTRPSTAPFTPPPESGQMSSATPSSPEVPFAQLLTSSLERARRNSGGMDETFSAAAHYEFQTHQVYPGSPGGNLISPGSGTSSPYPGKCSIIEFCIGEPPKFLGFEHFTARKWGSRFGSGSITPAGHGSRLGSGALTPDGGGGLGSMLASGAVTPNGNLRSLEGSVFGYSDHVSSWTVGHRVSFEVTGEDLARCFANKLNRVGLDDQTYANEAVSPTNRWSDKTLGETESELSQKLRTFSLGSSKEFKFDNREEVVRSEWWSNEKVAREGDDNNSSGNSWSFFPVLRSGGFS, encoded by the exons ATGAGAAACGTGAACAATAACGTTGATACGGTGAGCGCCGCTGCTTCTGCCATCTTCTCCGAGTCAAGACTACAATCATCGACGGTTCAG AAGAAAAAATGGGGAAGCTGTTGGAGCTTGTACTGGTGTTTTGGATCACAAAAGAACAAGAAGCGTATTGGCCACGCGGTTCTTGTACCCGAACCGGTTGCATCCGGATCAGCTCCGGTGGCTCAAGTCCAAAGCTCTTCGAGCAACTCAACTTCTACTTTTCTTCCCTTTATAGCTCCTCCTTCATCTCCAGCATCGTTTCTTCATTCAGGTCCTTCATCTGCGTCGCACACTCCTCATGGTCTACTTTGCTTTCCCGTCAATACATATTCCCTAAACGAGCCGTCTTCAGCCTTTGAGATTGGACCTTACGCTCACGAAACTCAGCCCGTAACTCCTCCTGTAGACTCTGCTTACACAACAAGACCGTCCACTGCGCCGTTCACGCCACCTCCAGAGTCAGGTCAGATGAGTTCTGCAACACCTTCTTCCCCTGAAGTTCCCTTTGCTCAGTTACTTACATCTTCGCTCGAACGAGCTCGGAGAAACAGCGGCGGAATGGATGAAACGTTTTCAGCTGCTGCGCACTATGAGTTTCAGACGCATCAAGTGTATCCAGGAAGTCCAGGTGGTAACCTAATCTCTCCTGGTTCAGGTACATCTTCTCCTTACCCGGGTAAATGCTCCATCATTGAGTTTTGTATAGGAGAACCTCCAAAGTTCTTGGGTTTTGAGCACTTCACAGCTCGTAAATGGGGGTCGAGATTCGGTTCTGGGTCCATCACACCTGCTGGTCATGGTTCCAGGCTAGGTTCAGGTGCTCTGACTCCGGACGGTGGTGGAGGCCTTGGCTCAATGCTTGCTTCTGGTGCTGTGACACCAAATGGGAATCTGAGGTCACTTGAAGGCAGTGTTTTTGGATATTCTGATCACGTGTCGTCATGGACGGTTGGTCATAGAGTTTCGTTCGAGGTGACTGGTGAAGACTTAGCACGTTGTTTTGCAAACAAGCTAAACCGAGTTGGTTTAGATGATCAAACTTATGCTAATGAGGCGGTTTCGCCTACAAACAGATGGAGTGACAAAACGTTGGGAGAAACAGAGAGCGAACTGAGTCAGAAGTTGAGAACGTTTTCTCTAGGGTCGAGCAAAGAGTTTAAGTTTGATAACAGAGAAGAAGTTGTGAGATCGGAGTGGTGGTCGAATGAGAAGGTCGCCCGAGAAGGTGATGACAACAACAGTTCGGGAAACAGTTGGAGTTTCTTTCCGGTGTTACGATCTGGAGGATTCAGTTGA
- the LOC130501408 gene encoding protein DETOXIFICATION 35-like produces MEPTTPLLEHGGGDEVKEDYSPARTLSDVKRVFSMESAKLWKIAAPIGFNIICQYGVTSFTNIFVGHIGEIELSAVSISLSVIGTFSFGFLLGMGSALETLCGQAFGAGQVHMLGVYMQRSWIILFVSCIFLLPIYIFATPVLRFLGQAEEIAVAAGEFTLLTIPQLFSMAFTFPTSKFLQAQSKVIAIAWIGFVALIMHVAMLWLFIVVFGWGTNGAALAFSITNWGTAISQIVYVIGWCNEGWTGLTWLAFKEIWAFVRLSIASAVMLCLELWYMMSIIVLTGRLDNAVIAVDSLSICMNVNGLEAMLFIGINAAISVRVSNELGLGRPRAAKYSVYVAVLQSLLIGLVFMVAIIIARDRFAIIYTSSEVLQRAVSKLAYLLGITMVLNSVQPVISGVAIGGGWQGLVAYINLGCYYIFGLPFGYLLGYKANLGVMGLWAGMIAGTTLQTLLLMVVLYKTNWNKEVEETMERMKKWGGSETTSKDVIA; encoded by the exons ATGGAACCAACGACGCCGCTTCTTGAGCACGGTGGTGGTGATGAGGTAAAGGAGGATTACTCGCCGGCGAGGACGTTGAGCGACGTGAAGCGAGTCTTTTCTATGGAGTCGGCCAAGCTGTGGAAGATCGCTGCTCCCATTGGTTTCAACATCATCTGCCAGTACGGCGTCACCTCCTTCACCAACATCTTCGTCGGCCATATCGGCGAGATAGAGCTCTCCGCCGTCTCCATCTCTCTGTCGGTCATCGGCACCTTCTCCTTCGGCTTCTTG CTTGGCATGGGAAGTGCACTTGAAACACTCTGTGGACAAGCCTTTGGAGCAGGTCAAGTTCACATGTTAGGAGTCTACATGCAGAGATCATGGATCATCTTATTCGTTTCATGCATCTTCCTCCTTCCTATCTACATCTTCGCCACACCCGTCTTGAGATTTCTCGGCCAAGCAGAGGAGATCGCTGTTGCAGCTGGAGAGTTCACACTTCTAACCATCCCTCAGCTCTTCTCGATGGCCTTCACTTTCCCCACCTCAAAGTTCCTTCAAGCGCAGAGCAAAGTCATCGCCATTGCTTGGATCGGTTTCGTCGCTCTTATCATGCACGTTGCTATGCTCTGGCTGTTCATCGTTGTGTTTGGTTGGGGCACAAACGGTGCCGCTTTGGCGTTTAGTATTACGAACTGGGGAACGGCGATCTCTCAGATTGTGTATGTGATTGGTTGGTGCAACGAAGGATGGACTGGCTTGACTTGGTTGGCTTTTAAAGAGATTTGGGCTTTTGTTAGACTCTCTATCGCATCTGCTGTTATGCTTTGTCTTGAGCTTTGGTATATGATGAGTATCATTGTCCTTACCGGTCGCCTTGACAACGCTGTCATCGCTGTTGATTCTCTTTCTATATG CATGAATGTTAATGGCCTGGAGGCTATGTTGTTCATTGGAATAAACGCTGCTATAAG TGTCCGTGTCTCTAATGAGCTTGGGTTAGGCCGTCCACGAGCAGCTAAATACTCTGTTTATGTCGCGGTGTTACAGTCTCTACTGATCGGTCTTGTCTTTATGGTGGCTATCATCATAGCCAGAGACCGTTTTGCTATCATTTACACAAGCAGCGAAGTTCTACAACGCGCAGTGTCTAAGCTAGCTTATCTTCTTGGTATAACCATGGTTCTCAACAGCGTGCAGCCAGTTATTTCCG GTGTGGCTATTGGAGGTGGTTGGCAAGGTTTAGTGGCTTATATCAACTTGGGTTGTTACTACATTTTTGGCCTTCCCTTTGGGTATCTTCTTGGTTACAAAGCAAACTTGGGAGTGATG GGACTTTGGGCTGGAATGATAGCAGGAACAACTCTTCAAACATTGTTACTAATGGTTGTTCTGTACAAGACAAACTGGAATAAAGAG GTGGAGGAGACTATGGAACGCATGAAGAAGTGGGGAGGGAGTGAAACTACATCAAAGGATGTAATTGCATGA